The following coding sequences are from one Saccharomyces cerevisiae S288C chromosome X, complete sequence window:
- the EFM3 gene encoding protein-lysine N-methyltransferase (S-adenosylmethionine-dependent methyltransferase; seven-beta-strand lysine methyltransferase which trimethylates translation elongation factor EF2 (Eft1p and Eft2p) at lysine 509; green fluorescent protein (GFP)-fusion protein localizes to the cytoplasm; ortholog of human gene FAM86A) produces MNEDLFYDRLHQRCPGKYLLEELETSKSNDVLHASRFVCEMELVQKTNAYYCKTIVKMLLDHEWIFAKAFTIVNDGEDEIEIYDYLYEKYIKLLSTGKPDPMMKDVVRYRFDEDVKIKIEETPNLISAASTTGFRTWEAALYMGDFLIHKPLQELAPVQGQDDGKKKLNVLEVGAGTGIVSLVILQKYHEFVNKMYVTDGDSNLVETQLKRNFELNNEVRENEPDIKLQRLWWGSDRVPEDIDLVVGADVTYDPTILPDLCECLAECLALDRCKLCLLSATIRSESTVQLFSQECNKLGLKCTIVTSTEYDANNEIRAMKALQFKPLIAPIRIYKITKQ; encoded by the coding sequence ATGAATGAAGATCTATTCTACGATAGATTACATCAGCGGTGCCCTGGAAAATACTTGCTAGAAGAGTTGGAAACAAGCAAATCTAACGATGTCCTGCATGCATCGAGATTTGTTTGTGAGATGGAACTTGTGCAAAAGACGAATGCATATTATTGCAAAACCATAGTCAAGATGCTCTTAGACCACGAATGGATTTTCGCGAAGGCATTCACAATTGTCAACGATGGCGAAGACGAGATAGAGATATATGATTATCTCTATGAGAAGTACATAAAACTATTAAGCACAGGCAAGCCAGACCCGATGATGAAAGACGTCGTGAGGTACAGGTTTGACGAGGACGTAAAGATCAAAATTGAGGAAACACCGAATTTGATCAGTGCGGCCAGTACTACAGGTTTCAGGACATGGGAAGCTGCCTTATACATGGGTGATTTCCTTATTCATAAGCCCTTACAAGAGTTGGCACCGGTACAAGGACAAGACGAtggcaagaaaaaattaaatgttcTTGAGGTCGGCGCTGGCACAGGCATAGTGAGTCTCGTCATTTTACAAAAGTATCACGAGTTCGTAAATAAGATGTACGTCACGGATGGTGATTCGAATCTCGTTGAGACGCagctgaaaagaaattttgaattgaaCAATGAAGTGCGTGAGAACGAACCAGACATCAAGTTGCAAAGATTATGGTGGGGCAGCGATAGAGTTCCTGAGGATATAGATTTAGTAGTGGGGGCAGATGTTACGTATGACCCAACTATCCTTCCTGATCTATGCGAGTGTCTGGCCGAATGTCTTGCTTTAGACCGATGCAAACTGTGTCTCCTATCCGCGACAATTAGAAGCGAATCCACTGTCCAACTGTTTTCTCAAGAGTGCAATAAACTCGGGCTAAAATGTACCATAGTCACCAGCACAGAGTACGACGCAAACAACGAGATCCGCGCGATGAAAGCCCTGCAATTCAAACCTTTGATTGCACCCATACGGATCTACAAGATCACGAAACAATAA
- the RSF2 gene encoding Rsf2p (Zinc-finger protein; involved in transcriptional control of both nuclear and mitochondrial genes, many of which specify products required for glycerol-based growth, respiration, and other functions; RSF2 has a paralog, TDA9, that arose from the whole genome duplication; relocalizes from nucleus to cytoplasm upon DNA replication stress), with the protein MEPFAFGRGAPALCILTAAARINLDNFVPCCWALFRLSFFFPLDPAYIRNENKETRTSWISIEFFFFVKHCLSQHTFFSKTLAPKRNFRAKKLKDIGDTRIDRADKDFLLVPEPSMFVNGNQSNFAKPAGQGILPIPKKSRIIKTDKPRPFLCPTCTRGFVRQEHLKRHQHSHTREKPYLCIFCGRCFARRDLVLRHQQKLHAALVGTGDPRRMTPAPNSTSSFASKRRHSVAADDPTDLHIIKIAGNKETILPTPKNLAGKTSEELKEAVVALAKSNNVELPVSAPVMNDKREKTPPSKAGSLGFREFKFSTKGVPVHSASSDAVIDRANTPSSMHKTKRHASFSASSAMTYMSSSNSPHHSITNFELVEDAPHQVGFSTPQMTAKQLMESVSELDLPPLTLDEPPQAIKFNLNLFNNDPSGQQQQQQQQQQNSTSSTIVNSNNGSTVATPGVYLLSSGPSLTDLLTMNSAHAGAGGYMSSHHSPFDLGCFSHDKPTVSEFNLPSSFPNTIPSNSTTASNSYSNLANQTYRQMSNEQPLMSLSPKNPPTTVSDSSSTINFNPGTNNLLEPSMEPNDKDSNIDPAAIDDKWLSEFINNSDPKSTFKINFNHFNDIGFIYSPPSSRSSIPNKSPPNHSATSLNHEKASLSPRLNLSLNGSTDLPSTPQNQLKEPSYSDPISHSSHKRRRDSVMMDYDLSNFFSSRQLDISKVLNGTEQNNSHVNDDVLTLSFPGETDSNATQKQLPVLTPSDLLSPFSVPSVSQVLFTNELRSMMLADNNIDSGAFPTTSQLNDYVTYYKEEFHPFFSFIHLPSIIPNMDSYPLLLSISMVGALYGFHSTHAKVLANAASTQIRKSLKVSEKNPETTELWVIQTLVLLTFYCIFNKNTAVIKGMHGQLTTIIRLLKASRLNLPLESLCQPPIESDHIMEYENSPHMFSKIREQYNAPNQMNKNYQYFVLAQSRIRTCHAVLLISNLFSSLVGADCCFHSVDLKCGVPCYKEELYQCRNSDEWSDLLCQYKITLDSKFSLIELSNGNEAYENCLRFLSTGDSFFYGNARVSLSTCLSLLISIHEKILIERNNARISNNNTNSNNIELDDIEWKMTSRQRIDTMLKYWENLYLKNGGILTPTENSMSTINANPAMRLIIPVYLFAKMRRCLDLAHVIEKIWLKDWSNMNKALEEVCYDMGSLREATEYALNMVDAWTSFFTYIKQGKRRIFNTPVFATTCMFTAVLVISEYMKCVEDWARGYNANNPNSALLDFSDRVLWLKAERILRRLQMNLIPKECDVLKSYTDFLRWQDKDALDLSALNEEQAQRAMDPNTDINETIQLIVAASLSSKCLYLGVQILGDAPIWPIILSFAHGLQSRAIYSVTKKRNTRI; encoded by the coding sequence ATGGAACCGTTCGCATTTGGACGAGGGGCGCCTGCATTATGCATACTAACCGCGGCCGCTCGAATAAATCTGGACAATTTTGTTCCGTGTTGCTGGGCACTTTTCCGTCtgtctttctttttcccgCTTGACCCTGCATATATTAGAaacgaaaacaaagaaacaaGGACTTCTTGGATTTCCAtagagttttttttcttcgttaAACATTGCCTCTCTCAACACACGTTTTTCTCGAAGACTCTTGcaccaaaaagaaactttagGGCGAAGAAGCTAAAAGACATTGGCGATACTAGAATAGATAGGGCAgataaagattttttattagtgCCGGAGCCAAGTATGTTTGTGAACGGTAATCAATCTAATTTCGCTAAGCCCGCTGGTCAAGGTATTCTGCCCATTCCTAAAAAATCTCGAATTATTAAGACTGATAAGCCAAGACCGTTCTTGTGTCCCACATGCACTAGGGGTTTTGTCAGGCAGGAGCATTTGAAGAGACATCAGCATTCGCATACCCGTGAGAAACCGTATCTTTGTATCTTTTGCGGTAGGTGTTTTGCTCGTAGAGATTTAGTGCTCAGGCATCAGCAAAAACTTCATGCTGCTCTTGTAGGTACGGGGGATCCACGGCGAATGACGCCAGCACCAAATTCgacttcttcttttgccTCCAAGCGGCGCCATTCCGTGGCGGCGGATGATCCAACCGACCTTCATATCATTAAAATAGCCGGAAATAAAGAGACTATTCTACCCACCCCGAAGAACCTTGCTGGTAAGACATctgaagaattgaaagaGGCCGTGGTTGCCTTGGCCAAATCAAATAATGTAGAACTTCCCGTCTCGGCCCCAGTAATGAACGATAAGCGAGAGAAAACTCCTCCTAGTAAGGCAGGCTCCCTAGGATTTCGAGAGTTCAAGTTCAGCACGAAAGGCGTGCCAGTTCACTCTGCATCAAGCGATGCTGTTATCGACAGGGCGAACACTCCCTCTTCCATGCATAAGACGAAAAGACATGCGTCTTTCTCTGCATCCAGTGCAATGACTTACATGTCTAGTAGCAATAGCCCCCACCATTCAATTACCAATTTCGAGCTCGTTGAAGACGCTCCGCATCAAGTCGGCTTTTCTACTCCACAAATGACCGCGAAGCAGCTCATGGAAAGCGTGTCAGAATTGGATTTACCTCCGTTAACCCTGGACGAACCACCGCAAGCTATCAAGTTTAACTTAAATCTATTTAACAATGACCCCTCCGgacagcaacaacaacaacaacaacaacagcaaaatTCCACCTCTAGTACCATAGTGAACAGCAACAATGGAAGTACAGTTGCTACACCTGGAGTGTATCTCTTAAGTAGCGGTCCATCTTTAACCGATCTTTTGACAATGAACTCTGCACATGCAGGTGCGGGAGGATACATGTCTAGCCACCATTCGCCATTTGATTTGGGCTGCTTCAGTCATGATAAACCGACAGTTTCTGAATTTAACCTTCCGTCAAGCTTCCCGAATACTATACCGTCTAATTCTACTACGGCTTCTAATAGTTACAGTAATTTGGCAAATCAAACTTATAGGCAAATGAGCAATGAGCAGCCGCTTATGTCACTATCTCCTAAAAACCCACCAACAACTGTTTCAGATTCCTCTTCCACGATCAATTTCAATCCAGGCACAAATAATTTACTGGAACCATCAATGGAGCCCAATGATAAGGATAGTAATATCGATCCTGCTGCCATAGATGACAAGTGGTTATCAGAGTTTATTAACAACTCTGATCCAAAATCTACCTTCAAGATCAACTTCAATCATTTCAATGACATTGGGTTTATTTATTCTCCACCTTCATCAAGGTCATCTATACCAAACAAGTCACCTCCAAACCATTCTGCTACCTCATTAAATCATGAAAAAGCTTCTTTATCACCTCGCTTAAACTTGAGTTTGAATGGAAGCACAGATTTACCAAGTACACCACAAAACCAACTAAAGGAGCCTTCCTATTCTGACCCTATTTCCCATAGTTCTCATAAGAGGCGTCGTGATAGCGTCATGATGGACTACGATCtatccaattttttcagctcAAGGCAATTGGATATTTCCAAGGTATTAAACGGGACAGAGCAAAATAATTCTCATGTGAACGACGATGTTCTCACTTTGTCTTTCCCCGGCGAAACTGATTCTAATGCAACACAGAAACAGCTGCCTGTTCTTACTCCTTCGGATTTGTTATCTCCGTTTTCTGTCCCTTCAGTATCTCAAGTGCTTTTTACCAATGAGCTAAGGAGTATGATGCTAGCCGACAATAATATCGATTCAGGAGCCTTCCCCACAACTAGTCAATTGAACGATTATGTGACTTACTATAAGGAAGAATTCcatccatttttttcatttattcATCTTCCTTCTATCATACCTAATATGGACAGTTATCCCTTGTTATTATCTATCTCCATGGTCGGAGCATTGTATGGGTTTCATTCGACGCATGCAAAAGTGTTAGCTAATGCAGCTAGCACCCAAATTAGGAAAAGCTTGAAAGTTAGTGAGAAAAACCCGGAGACGACAGAGTTATGGGTTATACAGACATTAGTATTGCTAACGTTCTACtgtattttcaataaaaatacaGCCGTGATCAAGGGGATGCATGGTCAGTTGACGACTATTATTCGTCTCTTGAAGGCCTCTCGTTTAAATTTGCCCCTAGAGTCCCTATGCCAGCCGCCTATTGAGAGTGATCATATTATGGAATATGAAAACAGTCCTCAtatgttttcaaaaataagagAGCAATACAACGCGCCGAATCAAATGAACAAAAACTACCAATATTTTGTATTGGCGCAGTCACGTATCAGGACTTGCCATGCGGTATTACTTATATCTaacttattttcttcactgGTAGGTGCTGATTGCTGTTTTCATTCAGTCGATTTAAAATGTGGTGTTCCATGCtataaagaagaattatatCAGTGCCGAAATTCCGATGAATGGTCGGACCTATTATGTCAATACAAAATAACGTTAGATTCGAAATTTTCGTTGATTGAATTGTCTAATGGTAACGAGGCATATGAAAATTGTTTGAGGTTTCTTTCTACAGGcgatagttttttttacgGAAATGCTAGGGTTTCGTTAAGTACATGTCTATCATTGTTGATATCTATCCATGAGAAAATActtattgaaagaaataacGCAAGGATCAGTAATAACAACACCAATAGCAATAACATTGAGTTGGACGATATTGAGTGGAAGATGACTTCCAGACAACGGATCGATACAATGTTAAAATACTGGGAAAAcctttatttgaaaaatggtgGCATCTTGACACCTACCGAGAATAGCATGTCAACAATAAACGCCAATCCAGCAATGAGGTTAATAATTCCGGTATATTTGTTTGCCAAAATGAGACGGTGTTTGGACCTGGCACATGTTATTGAGAAAATCTGGTTGAAAGATTGGTCCAATATGAATAAAGCTTTGGAGGAAGTTTGCTATGACATGGGTTCATTGAGGGAAGCTACCGAGTATGCACTGAATATGGTGGATGCGTGGACTTCATTTTTTACGTACATTAAACAGGGCAAGCGCAGAATTTTCAATACTCCTGTATTTGCGACCACATGTATGTTCACTGCAGTATTAGTGATTTCGGAATACATGAAATGTGTAGAGGATTGGGCACGCGGGTACAATGCCAACAACCCTAACTCAGCATTATTGGATTTTTCGGACCGTGTCTTATGGCTAAAAGCAGAAAGGATTTTGAGAAGATTACAAATGAACTTGATACCGAAGGAGTGTGATGTGTTGAAATCGTACACTGATTTCTTAAGATGGCAGGACAAGGATGCCCTAGATTTGTCAGCACtaaatgaagaacaagCACAAAGGGCCATGGACCCGAATACCGATATAAATGAGACAATTCAACTAATTGTAGCGGCAAGTCTATCCTCCAAATGTTTATATTTGGGTGTTCAAATATTGGGTGATGCGCCAATTTGGCCTATAATATTATCGTTCGCTCATGGTTTGCAATCAAGAGCTATCTATAGTGTTacgaaaaaaagaaacactAGAATATAA
- a CDS encoding uncharacterized protein (hypothetical protein; conserved among S. cerevisiae strains; partially overlaps the verified ORF RSF2): MQGQAGKRKTDGKVPSNTEQNCPDLFERPRLVCIMQAPLVQMRTVPSETGHFPKIISLNRSCSRSYLLSMPHTQLPYPLPYGEFPRCSTVRRDHNFPCTLYSAPGVVHPRLCVFSCMMI, from the coding sequence ATGCAGGGTCAAGcgggaaaaagaaagacaGACGGAAAAGTGCCCAGCAACACGGAACAAAATTGTCCAGATTTATTCGAGCGGCCGCGGTTAGTATGCATAATGCAGGCGCCCCTCGTCCAAATGCGAACGGTTCCATCCGAAACAGGCCATTTCCCAAAAATTATTTCTCTTAATAGAAGTTGCTCGCGTAGTTACCTATTGTCGATGCCGCATACGCAGTTACCTTATCCGTTGCCCTACGGAGAATTTCCGCGATGCAGCACCGTGCGGCGAGATCACAATTTTCCTTGTACACTCTACTCTGCCCCTGGAGTGGTTCACCCCCGTCTGTGCGTATTTTCGTGTATGATGATATAA
- the VPS70 gene encoding putative zinc metalloprotease (hypothetical protein involved in vacuolar protein sorting; SWAT-GFP and mCherry fusion proteins localize to the endoplasmic reticulum) — MRMIQRERKREKEEGQLKERTVVNMADPDDNEAEATGLQQYSGETTRDDNEESMNDSFTLTSRNRGRSNTISSIVSGYEIMKEHMDKEKFMYLILASLLLYMGFVAAFAPRTSLSRDFRRFHSSRLTNAEVYRIYLNSLQQENRAKEHVYKYAGYMSNGASDSSTFKYTLDEFLDMGYKPKVEKYYPWIGEPVDTNVAPLENGKVVYEASMIEDRVKGDPASHARKRQKGFHQYSKNGSVTARYVFCNYGSISDYKLLLKKNIDIEDKIHIVRSGKILPGLKVKNAELYGASSVIIYTDPFDDGKVTEENGFLHYPYGPARNPSYIRRDSVNYFSDTPGDPTTPGYPSKDSDTEHMSPVGRVPRIPSVPMSARDVQPILERLNGRGFQIGPGSNIKDFGSFTGPSSSIDKVHLHNELTYNIKEMSSVEVSIPGIFTEGEIIIGAHRDSLASSSAGDANSGSAILLEIARGMSKLLKHGWKPLRPIKLISWDGERSGLLGSTDYAEAHAAILRRRALVYLNLDNAISGTNFHCKANPLLQDVIYEAAKLTEFNGHEDWSLFDHWKYTSNATISLLDGLSSYTSFQYHLGVPAAHFQFNANDTSGAVYHSNSVFDSPTWLEKFTNSDYKLHNTMAMFVGLTTLMLSENELARFNTHVYLKKIYNWYIAWHSNLSSAFPQDDEVNSLAKRVLDLLKVATQEDSIQFDQQNGILYKECREALPVWAFYKKIKSYIKLQRSNSKSKQIDQLFITHRGLKDREWMKYSLLAPSKFEGSVGEVLPGLHEGLADIDRNEVIQWLTILLSQFSNVRYLLQ; from the coding sequence ATGAGAATGATACAGAGAGAGAGAAAGAGAGAGAAAGAGGAAGGTCAATTAAAGGAGAGAACTGTTGTTAATATGGCAGACCCTGATGACAATGAGGCCGAAGCCACTGGATTACAACAATATAGTGGCGAGACCACTCGCGATGACAATGAAGAAAGCATGAATGATTCTTTCACTTTAACATCCAGGAATAGAGGCAGAAGTAATACAATATCTAGTATTGTTAGTGGTTATgaaataatgaaagaaCATATGGACAAGGAAAAGTTTATGTACTTGATTCTAGCGAGTCTCCTTTTGTACATGGGATTTGTTGCCGCATTTGCTCCCAGGACGTCTTTATCAAGAGACTTTCGGCGGTTTCACTCTTCCAGATTGACGAATGCAGAGGTTTATAGGATATACTTGAACTCCTTGCAACAGGAAAATAGAGCGAAAGAACATGTATACAAGTATGCTGGGTACATGAGCAACGGAGCAAGTGATTCGTCAACGTTTAAATATACCTTGGACGAGTTTCTAGATATGGGGTACAAACCcaaagttgaaaaatattaccCATGGATAGGTGAACCAGTAGACACTAACGTAGCTCCTTtagaaaatggtaaagTGGTCTACGAAGCAAGCATGATCGAGGATAGAGTTAAAGGTGATCCTGCTTCTCACGCTAGGAAAAGGCAAAAGGGTTTCCatcaatattcaaaaaatggaagTGTAACTGCTCGATACGTGTTTTGCAATTATGGTAGCATCAGTGATTACAAGctacttttgaagaaaaacattgatattgaagataaaATCCACATCGTACGATCGGGTAAAATATTACCTGGATTAAAGGTAAAGAATGCAGAACTTTATGGCGCTTCCAGTGTCATTATATATACAGACCCATTTGACGATGGTAAAGTTACTGAGGAAAATGGGTTTTTACACTATCCTTATGGACCAGCAAGAAACCCAAGTTATATTAGGAGAGATTCTGTAAACTATTTCAGTGACACTCCAGGAGATCCGACAACTCCAGGGTATCCCTCCAAGGATTCCGACACTGAACATATGTCACCGGTAGGGAGAGTGCCGAGGATACCATCGGTGCCGATGAGTGCTAGAGATGTCCAACCAATTTTAGAAAGATTGAATGGCAGGGGTTTTCAAATTGGGCCCGGTAGTAATATAAAAGATTTTGGATCATTCACTGGACCTTCAAGCTCTATCGATAAAGTCCATTTGCATAATGAGCTAACTTACAACATCAAGGAAATGAGTAGTGTAGAGGTTAGTATCCCTGGTATATTCACTGAGGGGGAGATTATTATCGGAGCTCATAGGGATTCGCTCGCCTCGAGTAGCGCCGGTGATGCAAATAGTGGCAGCGCTATTCTTTTAGAAATTGCACGAGGAATGAGTAAATTACTTAAGCATGGTTGGAAGCCACTGCGTCCTATCAAACTAATAAGTTGGGATGGTGAACGATCCGGCCTTCTGGGATCTACAGATTATGCAGAAGCTCATGCTGCGATTCTCAGGAGAAGGGCCTTGGTATACCTAAATCTAGATAATGCAATCTCTGGGACAAATTTTCACTGTAAAGCCAACCCACTTTTACAAGACGTGATATACGAAGCTGCTAAGCTCACGGAATTTAATGGGCACGAAGACTGGTCATTGTTCGACCATTGGAAATACACTTCTAATGCCACTATTTCTCTACTTGATGGGTTGTCTAGTTACACTTCATTTCAGTACCATCTTGGAGTGCCCGCTGCACATTTTCAGTTTAATGCCAATGATACTTCAGGCGCAGTCTATCATAGTAACTCCGTATTCGATAGCCCAACTTGGttggaaaaatttaccAATTCTGACTACAAGTTACACAACACCATGGCCATGTTTGTAGGTTTGACAACGCTGATGCTGAGTGAAAACGAACTGGCAAGATTCAATACACATGTTTacctgaagaaaatatataacTGGTATATCGCATGGCACTCTAATCTATCTTCAGCATTTCCCCAGGACGATGAAGTGAACAGCTTAGCAAAAAGGGTTCTGGACTTATTAAAAGTTGCCACACAGGAAGATAGCATCCAATTTGACCAACAAAATGGTATTCTCTATAAAGAGTGTAGGGAAGCTTTACCTGTTTGGGctttttacaaaaaaatcaagagCTATATTAAACTGCAACGATCCAATAGCAAATCAAAGCAAATTGATCAATTATTTATTACACACAGAGGACTGAAAGACAGGGAATGGATGAAGTACTCTCTTTTAGCACCTAGTAAGTTTGAGGGATCTGTCGGGGAAGTTTTGCCCGGCCTTCACGAAGGATTGGCTGATATTGATAGAAACGAGGTCATTCAGTGGTTAACCATTTTGCTAAGCCAATTCAGCAACGTTCGCTATTTACTTCAATAA